In Pelosinus sp. UFO1, one genomic interval encodes:
- a CDS encoding alpha/beta hydrolase-fold protein, protein MKRIVSTLIAFLMLVMTMNSLTFAAEGVDVQITDALGNKQMTIENMKHKHIKSVTAINEVFGDGQKVSAVAVEYDSAIDTSKLKASDFTVEDKNVTKVYANTAAEKAYKGVNGQYVIVELDTTITPDTGYGGGNGASNDANGAGNGQNGNAEQGASQGGNRPPGNGGPTLGFVATDSAESKPLTVNVTQSGDIATVGGQTYKADSKVMTNSKDINLVVDDFKKLVYTDPNYNNEKLMYNLYVPKNYDPSKKYPLVLFMHDAGVVSNNPTNTLTQGLGAVVWAEPSEQAKNECFVLAPQYTSIIADDTSQTTEQMDITVDLVKDLEKQYSIDSNRLYNTGQSMGGMTSIAMEIKYPDMFAASLLVACQWDVNKVTPMVKKNLWIVVSEGDNKANPGMDSITEALKKQGATVSKATWSAESSAAEFATDVSNMLAAGSNIYYTVFKNGNHRYTWQYAYTIEGVRDWLFKQVKQ, encoded by the coding sequence ATGAAAAGAATAGTATCAACCTTAATAGCATTTCTAATGCTTGTGATGACAATGAATTCATTAACATTTGCAGCAGAGGGCGTGGATGTACAAATAACTGATGCTTTGGGGAACAAACAAATGACGATAGAAAATATGAAGCATAAGCATATTAAAAGTGTCACAGCAATCAATGAGGTATTTGGGGATGGACAAAAGGTAAGCGCTGTAGCAGTGGAATACGATAGCGCCATAGACACCTCTAAGCTAAAGGCCTCAGACTTCACGGTTGAAGACAAGAATGTTACGAAGGTATATGCCAATACTGCGGCGGAAAAAGCATATAAGGGCGTAAACGGTCAATATGTCATTGTTGAGCTTGATACAACTATTACACCTGATACAGGATATGGTGGTGGCAATGGAGCAAGCAATGATGCCAATGGAGCTGGTAACGGCCAAAATGGCAATGCCGAGCAGGGTGCTTCTCAGGGGGGGAATCGGCCCCCTGGCAACGGTGGTCCAACCTTAGGCTTCGTAGCAACTGATTCAGCCGAAAGCAAACCATTGACAGTCAATGTAACACAGAGCGGCGACATCGCAACTGTGGGAGGTCAAACCTACAAGGCGGATTCCAAGGTGATGACAAACAGTAAGGACATTAATTTAGTGGTGGATGACTTCAAGAAACTTGTTTATACAGATCCAAACTACAACAATGAAAAATTGATGTACAATCTATATGTGCCAAAAAATTACGATCCGTCTAAGAAGTATCCGTTGGTATTATTTATGCATGATGCAGGTGTTGTTAGCAACAACCCTACAAATACATTAACTCAGGGCTTAGGAGCTGTTGTCTGGGCAGAACCATCTGAACAAGCAAAGAACGAATGCTTTGTACTCGCCCCACAGTATACTAGTATTATTGCTGATGACACTTCTCAGACTACTGAACAAATGGATATCACAGTGGATCTTGTAAAAGATTTAGAAAAGCAGTACAGCATAGATTCCAACCGTCTATATAACACTGGTCAATCAATGGGAGGAATGACTTCTATTGCTATGGAGATCAAGTATCCTGACATGTTTGCAGCATCACTATTGGTTGCTTGTCAGTGGGATGTGAACAAGGTAACTCCAATGGTAAAGAAAAACTTATGGATCGTTGTATCTGAGGGTGATAACAAGGCTAACCCAGGCATGGATTCCATCACTGAAGCTTTGAAGAAGCAGGGTGCTACTGTCAGCAAGGCAACTTGGTCTGCGGAATCCAGTGCGGCGGAATTCGCAACTGATGTGAGTAATATGCTTGCCGCAGGCAGTAACATCTATTATACGGTCTTCAAGAACGGCAACCATCGGTATACCTGGCAGTACGCCTATACGATTGAAGGTGTTAGAGACTGGTTGTTTAAACAGGTGAAACAATAA